GGAGTCTGGAGACCCCCGATCCACCGACCCCGTCCGGATAGCACTTTTATCGGAGCGCGTAAATTTCAACACGGACGACAACGCCTCACAGCacagatttattttatttacagcgGCCAAAGGAAAGGCTGTTTGCCGGCTGGCTCCCCctttaatataatttcaatTATCGCCTGTTGGCTGCTGGccataaattaagttaaaatctGAGACGCTGCAGGTTGCGCTGATTGCATGTGAAAAATATTCCCTTTTTGCCGTGGTCCTTTTAATTAAGTGCAAATGCAAAAGTTATGAACTCGAGTTTTGGGGCATTTGCGTAACTTTTCTATCTCTCCTTCCGCATATTGAACACTTTGAGGCCGATTATCTGGGCACACAAATTTCATTCGATCCGAAAACTTTTGGCAatacccaaaaaaacaaagcgaACAAATTGTCATTTTCCTCACTGAGCGGAGCAAAAGTCCAAACTTTggctggagcagcagcagcaacaacaagaagtGACTGCTAACAAACGGAAACAAACAGCTGCATTAGCAGCCGCAAATCAGCAGCAATCACAGCAAACAAAGTTGAGCGCACTcacttaaaaattccaaacacaAAGCGGAAATATGCAAAAGCTTGGACTagcaataaacaaaacaaaaaacaggaTAAAGTACAAAGTTGAGTGATCGAGACATGAAATACCCTTGGAGGTTGACATTTTAGTTTAGCTTtccaaattacaaattataaagttttccaaataaaataactgtcctaaattattataaaatattggctaaattcatttttaaacattttttgatttataagggataattaaaaacataaaataagaGTGGACAGTCAACAGTGCGTATAAGtgatattgtatttttttctatttaaagAACTGTTAGCCTTAAAGATACAACTAAAATTCCACGGGCAAGACAATAAAATGCAATGAaagttttatagatttttaataaattacggataattttttttaaagagttttACATTTAACGAAAGTATTGCAttcattaatttgtatttaaaatttactaaaAACTTTGAGAACACTTTTGGGTTGACATTTAGTAATTGAGTTTAGGCCTCTAAAGAGAAATATAACTAAAACACCTATAGAAAGGGCATGATACCCCTGGAACGAGAGAAACGACAACGGAAATGACATAGCCGCCATGTTGGCCAACTTGTTGTTACCGCTGTCTGTGGATGTGACTGAGAATGCAATCGTTCTGGTTGTTGCTACTCTTGGTTTCTTGCTTGGCTTTGCTTGTTTGTCGCTCTGAAACGAGCTGTTAACGAGCAGAACAAGCCGTATTTGCAGCTGCAGGTGAGTTGGAGATGGGGCTAAGTGGAGCACAAGATGATGGCTGGGCAGGGGGATAAGAAGAAGGCCAAGAGAAATCGCTTACTTGGCTAAAGACTTTGCGCCATAAAACTTGGAGTGGGCAGGCGCATGCGAGTGGCCTGTAAGCGACGGCAAATTAGTGATAATGAATAATTTCCCACAGCGATAATTAAGGGcatcattaaaaatgttgccGGCGACGAAATTGCGTTCGTCTAGCACTAAACGCTTTTCCAATTACCGCAGCATACAGGGCAGAAGTCATTTTCCGCTTGCATGTCCACAATCCCCCAATCCGCCCGCATTTCCGTGGCAAGTGCAGCAGATAGTGCCGCAAAACGAGCCCCCTTTCCCGTACTTCCGTACTCCCATCTCCTAACTCCCATCTCCTAACTCCCATCTCCTAGCTCCCGGGGAGATACATAGGTCCACTTTTCACTTTCCAGTTGGCCACTCGGCCGTGTCGCTTATCCATCCCAGCCCAACAATGCCAGTGGTCGATTTCAGGCTGCAAACTGCCGTCATATTTCTGCCATGGGAACGGCCACCGAGCACTGAGAAAAGCCTTTCTCAAaccataaattatttgaatatgGAGTAAATTGATCAATCTAGTTACATATTTTATTCCGTCTAATTCTAGTAGCTTCTACTAGTAGACTAGTTCACGAAATCTATTAAGTACCAatcaataattataaataataatatttctaatactattttaaatttggtgtACGGCAAGTTATTGATAATGAATAATttcacaatttaaaatttacctaGATATGAACAATATTTTCGTTTATATATTCAAAGTGAAAATATAATGTCGGctactttataaataaattactattCTGTAACTGCCGCATTATTCATATTCTCCGCCGCGACTCTTCCCCCAGTGTACCCCACACTTCAGTTCCCCAGTCATGCGgggtttttgtggcttttgcGTGTCATGCAGCATGCGATTTTGATGTTTGCTGCGACACGTGCGCCCGAAACCCAAGGATGAAGTGGGTCACTCTCCGCCGAACTGCACAAACGGGCATCATTTTAATGGCCAAATTATTCGCTCATATCCATTCTATGGATCAGAAACTCCATCACCAAAGCACAGCCAGCGAAGGTGAGGCCAAAGGCCAGAACGAACAGAGCGCCGGCGATGTTGTGCACATCCAATGCCTGGGGAGCTCCCTTGACCTTGTGCCCATTCGCCAGATCCATCAGCACTTCCTGCTTCTTCTTGTCCATATACTTGTCAATGAACTGGGTGTGggagaaaaattatatatttttctaaaaaataaatctaaataaaaagAGCCTTTACCTCCAATTCCCAGTGGAAATAAAGACCCGTTTCTTGGCAGGTGCGAATGTGTTTATTCAACTCAGGCATTAAGATCCACCCACGTATCGAAACAGCCCTTGTATAATCAAAATACAAATCGTCATGCAAaacctttaaataaaacaaatattcaaattatttaaaaagttagtaaaattacagattttacaATTCGATTTTCCAGCGCCTCTGTGGACACATAATCGCCCACAGAAAGCGATCCCGAGGACAATCGTTCGATTCCGAATCCGTAGTTGGGCATAAAACTGACATTGGCCAAGTAACTATAATCGTGCACCTCGAAGTTCCGGGCCAGAATCTGTTCCGTTTCCAGATCGGTACTCTGGATCGTATGCACCCAGATAATGGAGGGAGCTGCCCACTTCCACTGTGACTGGGCCCACTTCTCGATCGTATCCACGGGTGCCGAGTAGAAGGGAAAGGTTAGCATCGACTTCAGTTGACCactgtaaatattttccagcGTGATTGTGGCGCAGAGAAGTGTAGCCAGGAAAAATCGCGGCGCAAATCGatcaaaactgaaaaaaaaagaatttttagtaagtgaaataatataaaatttcaatatttctttagattattttaaaattctaatattaatattaattttctataattttaaaactaccTCAGAGGGGCAGACGGCTGCTGTATGAACAAAGCAAATATGTCCAGCATGGATTTCTCAAGCTTCCTGCCATGATAAAACTTCTCCTGATTTGCAGAAAACCCCAGACGATAACTCACATATttcataaaatacaaaaaggtGCCGCAAATGGTTAAAGTGGCGATCAGCATTAGCCAAGTGAGGTCATTGAAGGGCATTATGTTAGTGCGCCAGCTTGGTAATGGTCTGAAAAGATAAtactttaaataaagtttacaAGTTTGATGAAGTTCAATGAAACTTACGCAGGAGCTGGCCCCAAAATGGTCACCGATGAACGAGCTATGGTATGAGAGGTCTCTGTGATTCCATCGTACCAATTGTAGATGCAGCCAATGGCCATTTCCACGCGCTGCTCGTATATGTCCCCCAACATTCCAT
This portion of the Drosophila takahashii strain IR98-3 E-12201 chromosome 3R, DtakHiC1v2, whole genome shotgun sequence genome encodes:
- the Ir92a gene encoding uncharacterized protein Ir92a, with product MLLQPLVMHLSQLLRLIVGQYFAGFSSILIVYNNTGSATPLQQDYLGSLELVLREISHSVRLQWINVALLKDREDLENQVMGALNSSVTEGFITILSKTDHFLHSRYYATRNANVRLKDKRYLFLCEDESPAELLGMPILQFYPHHLMVRPGIETEAGTGTGPKTGPQPDPRRMEGASVNTRNKDVGVGGIGTTTTSPYRDINFELWTQKFVGAFGNLDALLLDAFLPNETFANRVELYPNKLLNLQRRSLLVGSITYVPYTITNYVPAGQGDVDPIHPQKSNRSLTFDGAEANVMKTFCQVHNCHLRVEAYGADNWGGIYDNESSDGMLGDIYEQRVEMAIGCIYNWYDGITETSHTIARSSVTILGPAPAPLPSWRTNIMPFNDLTWLMLIATLTICGTFLYFMKYVSYRLGFSANQEKFYHGRKLEKSMLDIFALFIQQPSAPLSFDRFAPRFFLATLLCATITLENIYSGQLKSMLTFPFYSAPVDTIEKWAQSQWKWAAPSIIWVHTIQSTDLETEQILARNFEVHDYSYLANVSFMPNYGFGIERLSSGSLSVGDYVSTEALENRIVLHDDLYFDYTRAVSIRGWILMPELNKHIRTCQETGLYFHWELEFIDKYMDKKKQEVLMDLANGHKVKGAPQALDVHNIAGALFVLAFGLTFAGCALVMEFLIHRMDMSE